Proteins from a single region of Nakamurella deserti:
- a CDS encoding PAS and ANTAR domain-containing protein has translation MTDTKSTVPGVEAAATHSPPPGPPFGRFSHDVRTRRTVWTDRTYGIYGFGPGEVVPTLDLMSSHVHPEDRPRWDAAVAGSLQTGATFCEWLRLVDTRRKVRTVLAVGYAAGAAGGVSVVSGFVVDLTAGLRRHREQETTRAVIDAAATRDLIEQAKGMMMVIFDLTEAQAFDLLRWHSSHNNIKLRDVAATLVERLVDPELSGTRPRERLTAILAGLKKSGGTARPPLPAPVATPRPATATPRTGGTTPAGRRISGADLPRTMVRAVSVAAVSITIADWLDPEQPLVYVNDAFATLTGYSSDEILGRNCRFLQGPDSDQRAVKEMRQALDTGRDVRSVLRNYRKDGTAFWNEVHLSAVRDDAGRITHYIGYQSDVSERVEREEQLRSLAYRDAGTDLPNAVAGAADLEAAVLTSRGRCFDLLCVITGDVDAAGARTVQRSAVERLRATLPADACLSVQDDQSFLLRLPLGGGDTDAVVAAIRDTMSRPETVGGFPTGLRVDSALRIGRARFPQDGSDAASLVGAATAAAQD, from the coding sequence GTGACCGACACGAAGAGCACGGTGCCCGGCGTCGAGGCCGCGGCGACGCACAGTCCCCCGCCGGGGCCGCCGTTCGGCCGGTTCTCCCACGACGTCCGCACCCGCCGGACGGTCTGGACCGATCGCACCTACGGCATCTACGGCTTCGGTCCGGGCGAGGTGGTGCCCACACTCGATCTGATGTCGAGCCACGTGCACCCCGAGGACCGCCCGCGCTGGGACGCGGCGGTGGCCGGGTCCCTGCAGACCGGGGCCACCTTCTGCGAGTGGCTGCGGCTGGTCGACACCCGGCGGAAGGTCAGGACCGTGCTCGCCGTCGGCTACGCGGCCGGGGCCGCGGGTGGCGTGTCGGTGGTCAGCGGATTCGTCGTCGACCTGACGGCGGGTCTGCGGCGGCACCGCGAACAGGAGACCACTCGGGCGGTCATCGACGCCGCGGCGACCCGGGACCTGATCGAGCAGGCCAAGGGCATGATGATGGTCATCTTCGACCTCACCGAGGCCCAGGCGTTCGACCTGCTGCGGTGGCACTCCTCGCACAACAACATCAAGCTGCGCGACGTCGCCGCCACCCTCGTCGAGCGGCTCGTCGACCCCGAGTTGTCGGGGACGCGGCCCCGTGAACGGCTCACCGCGATCCTGGCCGGGTTGAAGAAGTCCGGCGGCACGGCACGTCCGCCGCTGCCGGCGCCGGTGGCGACACCCCGGCCGGCGACCGCGACACCGCGGACCGGTGGGACCACGCCGGCCGGGCGCCGCATCTCCGGCGCCGACCTGCCCCGGACCATGGTCCGTGCGGTCTCGGTGGCCGCGGTCAGCATCACCATCGCCGACTGGCTGGACCCGGAGCAGCCGCTGGTCTACGTCAACGACGCCTTCGCGACGCTGACCGGTTACTCCTCGGACGAGATCCTCGGCCGCAACTGCCGCTTCCTGCAGGGCCCGGACTCCGACCAGCGCGCCGTGAAGGAGATGCGGCAGGCGCTGGACACCGGTCGTGACGTCCGCAGTGTGCTGCGCAACTACCGCAAGGACGGCACCGCGTTCTGGAACGAGGTGCACCTCTCCGCGGTGCGCGACGACGCCGGCCGGATCACCCACTACATCGGCTACCAGAGCGACGTCAGCGAACGGGTGGAGCGCGAGGAGCAGCTGCGCAGCCTCGCCTACCGGGACGCCGGCACCGACCTGCCGAACGCGGTGGCCGGCGCCGCCGACCTCGAGGCCGCCGTGCTGACCAGCCGTGGTCGCTGCTTCGACCTGCTGTGCGTGATCACCGGGGACGTCGACGCCGCGGGCGCGCGCACCGTGCAGCGGTCCGCCGTCGAGCGGCTGCGCGCCACCCTGCCGGCGGACGCGTGCCTGTCGGTGCAGGACGACCAGTCGTTTTTGTTGCGGCTGCCGCTGGGTGGTGGCGACACCGACGCCGTGGTGGCCGCGATCCGCGACACGATGAGCCGGCCCGAGACGGTCGGCGGCTTCCCCACCGGCCTGCGCGTCGACTCCGCGCTGCGCATCGGGCGGGCCCGGTTCCCGCAGGACGGGTCCGACGCCGCGTCGTTGGTCGGCGCGGCCACCGCCGCGGCGCAGGATTGA
- the lon gene encoding endopeptidase La, protein MSPSRELPVLSLSDTVLLPGMVVPLELDDAARAAIDAARSVRTPDGQESVEGTLLIVPRLADRYASHGVIATVEKVGRTPSGASAAVVRAGVRARIGTGVSGPGAALWVEAQPQPDATPTDHDRELAVEYKALVIGVLQHRDAWQVINTVERMTDPSALADAAGWASYLTDEQKRELLETTDLTTRLERVTAWTRAHLAEIEVSEKIRDDVREGMEKSQREFLLKSQLAAIRKELGDLDGTAGEEGDYRARVQAADLPESVRTAALREVGKLERAGDQSPEAGWLRTWLDTVLDLPWSVRTEDNHDIAAARAVLDADHHGLTDVKDRIVEYLAVRERRNRRGLQVVGGRGSGAVLALVGPPGVGKTSLGESVATALGRTFVRVALGGVRDEAEIRGHRRTYVGALPGRIVRAIAEAGSMNPVVLLDEIDKVGSDGHGYRGDPSSALLEVLDPAQNHTFRDHYLDVDLDLSDVVFLATANVLDTIPGPLLDRMELIQLDGYTEDDKVAIARTHLLPRQLERAAIDPAEVTVTDAALRELVTSHTHEAGVRQLERLLAKVLRKAATRLDDGTGALTVDAADLRGLVGRPRFTPETAERTSTPGVATGLAVTGLGGDVLFIEAGSIPTEGGTGELTLTGQLGDVMKESARIALSYVRSHAADLGIDPAVLRRGVHLHVPAGAVPKDGPSAGVTMITALTSMATGRPVRSDVAMTGEVTLSGRVLPIGGVKQKLLAAQRAGVRTVFIPLRNEPDLDDVPAEILALLDVRPVGDIREILDHALEAADPAAARAAA, encoded by the coding sequence ATGTCACCGTCCCGTGAACTTCCCGTCCTGAGCCTGTCCGACACCGTCCTGCTGCCGGGCATGGTCGTCCCCCTCGAACTCGACGACGCCGCCCGCGCGGCGATCGACGCCGCCCGCTCCGTCCGCACCCCCGACGGCCAGGAGTCCGTCGAGGGCACCCTGCTGATCGTGCCGCGGCTGGCCGACCGCTACGCCAGCCACGGGGTGATCGCCACCGTGGAGAAGGTCGGTCGCACCCCGTCGGGCGCCTCGGCCGCGGTCGTGCGTGCCGGTGTGCGCGCACGGATCGGCACCGGCGTCAGCGGCCCGGGTGCGGCCCTGTGGGTCGAGGCGCAGCCGCAGCCGGACGCCACCCCGACCGACCACGACCGCGAACTCGCCGTCGAGTACAAGGCGCTGGTCATCGGCGTCCTGCAGCACCGCGACGCCTGGCAGGTCATCAACACCGTCGAACGCATGACCGACCCGTCCGCACTGGCCGACGCCGCCGGTTGGGCGTCGTACCTGACCGACGAACAGAAGCGGGAACTGCTGGAGACCACCGATCTCACCACGCGTCTGGAGCGCGTGACTGCCTGGACCCGGGCGCACCTCGCCGAGATCGAGGTGAGCGAGAAGATCCGCGACGACGTCCGCGAGGGCATGGAGAAGAGCCAGCGCGAATTCCTGCTCAAGTCCCAACTGGCGGCCATCCGCAAGGAGCTGGGTGATCTCGACGGCACCGCGGGCGAGGAGGGCGACTACCGCGCCCGGGTGCAAGCGGCCGACCTGCCGGAGTCCGTCCGGACGGCCGCCCTGCGCGAGGTCGGGAAGCTGGAACGCGCCGGCGACCAGTCTCCCGAGGCCGGTTGGCTGCGCACCTGGCTGGACACCGTGCTCGACCTGCCCTGGTCGGTCCGCACCGAGGACAACCACGACATCGCCGCCGCGCGAGCGGTTCTCGATGCCGACCACCACGGCCTCACCGACGTCAAGGACCGCATCGTGGAGTACCTGGCGGTCCGCGAGCGGCGCAACCGCCGCGGGCTGCAGGTCGTCGGCGGCCGCGGCTCGGGCGCGGTCCTGGCCCTCGTCGGCCCGCCCGGGGTCGGCAAGACCTCGCTCGGCGAGAGTGTGGCCACCGCCCTGGGCCGCACGTTCGTCCGGGTCGCCCTCGGTGGCGTCCGCGACGAGGCCGAGATCCGCGGGCACCGGCGCACCTACGTCGGCGCGCTGCCCGGCCGGATCGTGCGGGCCATCGCCGAGGCGGGCTCGATGAACCCGGTCGTCCTGCTGGACGAGATCGACAAGGTCGGGTCTGATGGGCACGGGTACCGGGGTGATCCGTCGTCCGCATTGTTGGAGGTGCTCGACCCGGCGCAGAACCACACGTTCCGCGACCACTACCTCGACGTCGACCTGGACCTGTCCGACGTGGTCTTCCTGGCCACCGCCAACGTGCTCGACACCATCCCCGGCCCGCTGCTGGACCGGATGGAGCTCATCCAGCTGGACGGCTACACCGAGGACGACAAGGTGGCCATCGCCCGCACGCACCTGCTGCCCCGGCAGCTGGAGCGGGCGGCGATCGACCCCGCGGAGGTGACGGTCACCGACGCCGCCCTGCGGGAGCTCGTCACCTCCCACACCCACGAGGCCGGGGTTCGGCAGCTCGAGCGGCTGCTGGCCAAGGTGCTGCGCAAGGCGGCGACCCGGCTGGACGACGGGACCGGTGCGCTCACGGTGGACGCCGCGGATCTGCGCGGGCTGGTCGGCCGTCCCCGGTTCACCCCGGAGACCGCCGAGCGCACCTCCACCCCGGGCGTGGCCACCGGCCTGGCCGTCACCGGACTCGGCGGTGACGTGCTGTTCATCGAGGCCGGCTCGATCCCGACCGAGGGCGGCACCGGCGAGCTGACGCTGACCGGGCAGCTCGGTGACGTGATGAAGGAGTCGGCGCGCATCGCGTTGTCCTACGTCCGGTCCCACGCCGCCGACCTCGGCATCGACCCCGCGGTGCTGCGGCGGGGCGTGCATCTGCACGTACCGGCCGGTGCGGTGCCCAAGGACGGCCCGTCCGCCGGGGTCACGATGATCACGGCGCTCACCTCGATGGCCACCGGCCGCCCGGTGCGTTCGGACGTGGCGATGACCGGTGAGGTGACGCTCAGCGGGCGGGTGCTCCCCATCGGCGGCGTCAAGCAGAAGCTGCTGGCCGCCCAGCGGGCCGGGGTGCGGACGGTGTTCATCCCACTGCGCAACGAGCCCGACCTGGACGACGTGCCGGCGGAGATCCTCGCCCTGCTCGACGTCCGGCCGGTCGGCGACATCCGGGAGATCCTCGATCACGCCCTGGAGGCGGCCGACCCGGCCGCGGCGCGGGCGGCTGCCTGA
- a CDS encoding NADPH:quinone reductase, translated as MPPLRTPAPVPSPTPVSRRAAVVDRVGPADTIRLTALPVPGLGPDEVLVAVEAATVNPVDGYVRSGRYDTPIPFPFILGRDLVGTVVATGSAVRSFRPGDAVWANSLGHQGRQGSFTDLAVVAEDRLYAVPAGADRETLVAVAHPAITAYLAWFVHAAVRKEWTVYVGGAAGNVGTAAIQLARRAGVRVVAGCRPANAPRCRAAGADAVVDDRAPDLAAQVSGAAPGGVQVWWDTAGGNDFRVAAAATATGGRVLVTAARVASPEMSWAPLYTRDITVQGFVLSRATSAQLAAGAQLINRMVVEGSLTTRIAGRYPLAAAAEAHRRIEDGPVDGRLLVLP; from the coding sequence ATGCCCCCGCTCCGGACCCCGGCCCCGGTTCCGTCCCCGACCCCGGTGTCCCGCCGCGCCGCGGTCGTCGACCGCGTCGGCCCGGCCGACACGATCCGCCTCACCGCCCTCCCGGTCCCCGGGCTCGGACCGGACGAGGTGCTGGTGGCGGTCGAGGCGGCGACGGTCAACCCGGTCGACGGCTATGTGCGCAGCGGCCGGTACGACACCCCGATCCCGTTCCCGTTCATCCTGGGTCGCGATCTGGTCGGCACCGTCGTCGCTACCGGGTCCGCGGTGCGCTCGTTCCGGCCGGGTGACGCCGTGTGGGCGAACAGCCTCGGGCACCAGGGCCGGCAGGGATCGTTCACCGACCTGGCCGTGGTGGCCGAGGACCGCCTCTACGCCGTCCCTGCCGGAGCCGACCGCGAGACCCTGGTCGCGGTGGCGCATCCGGCGATCACCGCCTACCTCGCCTGGTTCGTGCACGCGGCAGTGCGCAAGGAGTGGACGGTGTACGTCGGGGGTGCGGCGGGCAACGTCGGCACCGCGGCGATCCAGCTGGCCCGGCGGGCCGGTGTGCGGGTGGTGGCCGGCTGCCGGCCGGCGAACGCACCGCGCTGCCGCGCGGCGGGCGCCGACGCGGTGGTGGACGACCGCGCCCCCGACCTGGCCGCACAGGTCTCCGGGGCCGCCCCGGGGGGTGTCCAGGTCTGGTGGGACACCGCCGGCGGCAACGACTTCCGGGTGGCCGCGGCGGCGACGGCGACCGGCGGCCGGGTGCTGGTGACCGCGGCCCGGGTGGCGTCACCGGAGATGAGCTGGGCGCCGCTGTACACCCGGGACATCACCGTGCAGGGCTTCGTGCTCAGCCGGGCGACCTCGGCGCAGCTCGCCGCGGGTGCGCAACTCATCAACCGGATGGTCGTCGAGGGCAGTCTGACCACCCGGATCGCCGGCCGCTACCCCTTGGCCGCGGCGGCGGAGGCGCACCGCCGCATCGAGGACGGTCCGGTGGACGGGCGGCTCCTCGTCCTGCCCTGA
- a CDS encoding thioredoxin family protein produces the protein MATTELTGDIFESTVTGNGIVLVDFWASWCGPCRAFAPTYDAASEKHPDIVFGKVDTEAEQGLAAAANIRSIPTLMAFRDGILVFSQPGALPAKGLEQVIEGVRGLDMDDVRAQVAKAHEAQAGAQV, from the coding sequence ATGGCCACCACTGAACTGACCGGCGACATCTTCGAGAGCACCGTGACCGGCAACGGCATCGTGCTCGTCGACTTCTGGGCGTCCTGGTGCGGCCCGTGCCGCGCCTTCGCGCCGACCTACGACGCGGCGTCGGAGAAGCACCCCGACATTGTCTTCGGCAAGGTCGACACCGAGGCCGAGCAGGGTCTCGCCGCCGCCGCCAACATCCGCTCGATCCCGACGCTGATGGCGTTCCGGGACGGCATCCTGGTGTTCTCGCAGCCCGGGGCGCTCCCGGCGAAGGGCCTCGAGCAGGTCATCGAGGGCGTCCGCGGGCTGGACATGGACGACGTCCGTGCGCAGGTCGCCAAGGCCCACGAGGCCCAGGCCGGCGCCCAGGTCTGA
- a CDS encoding GNAT family N-acetyltransferase — MPTFDIRPVPYHHADAQRLIAEVQQEYVVRYGGPDETPVDHGEFSPPLGRFFVLFAPDGVAAAMGGWRMLGAEAPPVPGPPAPVAELKRMYVVPDRRGRGYARAVLAHLEATAAAAGAGWLVLETGLMQPEAIGLYGAGGYVPVPAFGHYAAEPNSVHLGKALRAVAVRS, encoded by the coding sequence GTGCCGACGTTCGACATCCGCCCCGTCCCCTACCACCACGCCGACGCCCAACGGCTGATCGCCGAGGTCCAGCAGGAGTACGTCGTCCGCTACGGCGGTCCCGACGAGACCCCGGTGGATCACGGGGAGTTCAGCCCGCCGCTCGGCCGGTTCTTCGTGTTGTTCGCCCCCGACGGCGTCGCGGCGGCGATGGGGGGTTGGCGGATGCTCGGCGCCGAGGCGCCACCCGTCCCCGGGCCGCCCGCGCCGGTGGCCGAACTCAAGCGGATGTACGTCGTGCCGGACCGGCGGGGTCGCGGCTACGCCCGGGCCGTGCTGGCCCACCTCGAGGCGACCGCCGCCGCGGCCGGTGCCGGCTGGCTCGTCCTGGAGACGGGCCTGATGCAGCCGGAGGCCATCGGCCTCTACGGCGCCGGCGGCTACGTCCCGGTGCCCGCCTTCGGCCACTACGCGGCGGAGCCCAACTCGGTCCACCTGGGCAAGGCCCTGCGGGCGGTCGCGGTCCGGTCCTGA
- a CDS encoding dienelactone hydrolase family protein, with protein MTSTTEQPRQNVTFDSGGRTAHGYLALPPGGSGPGLIVIQEWWGLDDSLAAYVDRFAAEGFVALAPDLYGGRVSHEASTAGELMNQLPVEQAARDLSGAVDFLLGHEAVTSDKVGAVGFCMGGGFVLMLAAQEGDRIGAAVPFYGVGPGVPDSYRSLTAPVQGHYGQTDQMYPLEDAMKLDEQLQREAGVATDIHYYPAGHAFMNPDNHMGTYDPELAAVAWQRTIDFLHASLG; from the coding sequence GTGACCAGCACCACCGAGCAGCCCCGACAGAACGTCACCTTCGACAGCGGCGGGCGCACGGCCCACGGTTACCTGGCGCTGCCGCCCGGCGGTTCCGGGCCGGGCCTGATCGTCATCCAGGAGTGGTGGGGACTCGACGACAGCCTCGCCGCCTACGTCGACCGGTTCGCCGCCGAGGGATTCGTGGCGTTGGCACCGGACCTGTACGGCGGCCGGGTGTCGCACGAGGCGTCCACGGCCGGCGAGCTGATGAACCAGCTGCCGGTGGAGCAGGCGGCCCGCGACCTGTCCGGCGCCGTGGACTTCCTGCTCGGTCACGAGGCGGTGACCTCGGACAAGGTCGGCGCGGTCGGCTTCTGCATGGGCGGTGGTTTCGTGCTGATGCTCGCCGCCCAGGAGGGCGACCGGATCGGCGCCGCGGTGCCGTTCTACGGGGTCGGTCCGGGCGTGCCGGACTCGTACCGGTCGCTGACCGCACCGGTCCAGGGCCACTACGGCCAGACCGACCAGATGTATCCGCTCGAGGACGCCATGAAGCTCGACGAGCAGCTGCAACGGGAGGCGGGGGTGGCGACCGACATCCACTACTACCCGGCCGGTCATGCGTTCATGAACCCGGACAACCACATGGGCACCTACGATCCCGAGCTCGCGGCGGTCGCCTGGCAGCGGACGATCGACTTCCTGCACGCGTCCCTGGGCTGA